The DNA sequence GTTATAAGATGCGTGTGTAAAATAAATAGAGGTGTGGGGCGTGGAGTGAAAGTTACTTGAATATCACTCATGTAATTTTTACATGAATGTAGAGCTTTtctctaattaaaattatttaacatatctaaatatttattataggatattatatttttattatagataAAAGCATAACTaacaaaagatatattttttctaCTCTAATTTTCTATTTCAATATACTTTATTCCTATATCTAGTGTAGTGATAATAAAGTAAAAACAGATAACTTGTATATAACTTTAAATGAGATgactaaaaatttataaaattaaacgtTAAATTCAATTGGTAAggaaacatatattttttttccttctgtACATTCTTTTCTCGGTTTTATTAAgtagataataatttttgtaaataatataaataataggtTCTAAAATtgacctaataaaataaaaaaaattcttcatCTCTAACTTACCTCTTAAACTCTAATATTGGAATAACATATGTATAATTAGTGAATTGAACATTCAGCCATTGTTAattgtatataaataaattaaacaaaaaaataactatccagttaaaaataattaacataatcaTTTGTAtacttattaaattaaatatctaacatatctattattcatattatttagtattctcattatttttctattctttttcttttttctatatctAGTGTAGTGATGATAAAGCAGAAACAAATAGCTTGTGATTTTGAGTAACATAAGGGTGATTGCTTTAAGCCACCATTGTATGCCACATGCGGAGCACTAACAAATTGAATTGATGCTTTGTGGAGCCGCCCTCTTTCAATTTAATTATGATTATACTTCCAAGAGTTAGTGCagcaaatttaatttaatttggaaTTTCACTTTTGATGATCAGCATCAATCTTTTTTTCTTCAAATAAATAAAGTTCTCATGGGATTAGATTATTTAATAATACTTAACATCAATCTATTTTGCTTCTTATTTTGATTGATGAAAATAAATCATCATACAGAGAGCAAGAAATATCCAAATGTATAGAAATCGCTTATTTAAAATCTATTATCTTATGTAAAACGTCAACAAGTGGTGTTGCTCTTCTAATTATTGTCAAAGTTTAAATAGTAATCTCAGTCATTATTACAGGTGAAGACTCATGTACTATCTTCATATAAATGGGATAGTTGACAatagttagataataatttaataaaatttaataaattatttaacgatttttaaaTAAGAGTCACTTAAAATAAAGAtcttaaaatgtctttttttttaaatattttttaataattaaaattcaatacatataattaattaaactgtATTATTTTAACCAAAATTAAATCAGACGAatttatttgacaaaaaaatcaataaattatatattaaatcggtctaaattaatattttttataaaaataattacaatatatttctattataaaaattaactaaaatattattattattattattattttaaaaatcctaaattataaacctcttcttttctttttttttatgctgttataagattagaatttaaaattttaaaaattaatatatatatatataataggaatattttatttattttttataatatagttattgtaatcatttttataaaaaaatattaatttagatcggttcaaaattttatttatcaatttttcagttaaattaatttatctaatttaattttgataaaaataatacgatttaattaattatatatatatatatattaaattttaattattaaaaaatatattttaatcatttttatttaagtggtcttctttttaaatatcaactttaTATAAAGATAAATGCAGATAAATTTCTACCTTATTTATATAAACACCAAGATAAGATATTTCATATAAATAGTAGATAACACCATCTGTATCTTTTTTTCTGTGGGGCTTGTAAAGAAGGCAAAAATTAAAGAGTTAGTGAGGATCGGAGTTGGAACTTGGAAGAAAGTGGATTAAGTGCAACCGCGTAAGTACAACAACTCACCAcagatatataataaataaatacgaGATTTCTGCTGTTATGTGTAAATTATATTTTACGAATGTTAGTTGTTAGAAACCCTGATTGGTTAGCGAGGTTTCCTAATTCTTACGTCTTTAACAAAATAAAGAATCAAAATGCTTTAACTTTGGAAGTTTATTTTGCCACATATATATACCCCTTGTTGCTATTTTCCTTTTATACGTTATCGTACCATATCACTTGGTCAAATCTTGCATAAGAATATTGATGGAAACAATTACTGGGCCACTATTAATTAGGTAAAGTAAccgataacaataataataatatctttaggAGAAGAAAACATTTTGAGGGAATTAAGGGGATTGCTTGAACGAAGGAGAACACAGGGAATAATTTTTAGTAGTAGCTGATTTTCTTGTTCACACATACAGTTATTCTCATGAATCTGTTTTTGTAGTGACAGTAACATTTGTGTTGAGAGTTGGTGACACGAGTTTTGTTTAATTAAGCAAACACCATATTAAGTAGCTAGTAAACAGTGACCATAGCCATTAGCCCAATTTGCTTTGAAAAAAATCATGCtgattttggtttggttttcatgATATTTCTTAACCCGATAAGTTAAAGACTAATTCGTCGCGAATCAGAGCTCCATTTAAGAATTTGTCGCTATTCAATGGATTGCTGCATGTACAACGGAATAGTTAACTAACCACTgaaccaacccaacttggttaaaAAATATCATACTTATATGTATGTGTTAGTGCTGGAATGTGATGTTGACACACACAACAAGGACCTTGTATGTATGTGTATTTCTTTAAGGTGAATTATAAGGTACAGATGTAAGTTTATAGATATTTTCTTTaatatgataaaagaaaaattgataaaagTAGGACTCACATTttgaataacaataaaataataaaaaataactataaaaagaatttatattttCTCTCTGTACCACCCCAATCTATATAGTAGAGTGCCTTTTTTTAATAGTGAGTTGCTCTAAAAATTCACTTTGTTTTCTCATGAATTTTGTGGGTAGTTTTCAGAATCCTCAATTGGGCTTTCCCTTCCATTAGTCACACCCACATGGGAAGCAAGGTATTGAGATAATAAATGCTAGAATGCTGCTAATGCTACCCCCCTCCATGTGATAAACTTTAAAGACTGTAACCCAAAATTAAAACAGGAAAAATTTCAATGCTTGGGTACGGTGGCCCTCAATATTAATTGTCTTTGATGGTCAATTAATCAATCCAACCCTTGTGTTTGATTGCACTTATATTGAAACTTGAAAGCGATGAAACTAAGTCACTCACTCGTGTGCCTAAGTTTGAAAATAGCAAGGACAAGTGTCAACCCTGTAATAATATTATTAGTCATTTAtttaagtcattcacagttcacaCCATTGCCCtatcaggaacagcatgtcatcCATTCACCTCACCATCTCAGTCAGGGTCATATCATACATACACACCAATTCTCAATCCTATGTTGTTTTCtttctcatttatttatttatttttattatttttatgaatgTGCCAAATGAAATTGCAAAAGCCTTTTAAAGTACTAATAAGAATAATTACCTTCTTTTTCCACACTCTGACCCAAAGAAGAAATCAAccgatttaaaattttgttaaatctCTATAATTTTACCATGATTCTACATGATCAAATTATCCTTGCTTtctttattatataaagaaagaAGACTAGaaattaatttacatttaataatcagtaagtattttttaataattaatggcTTAACAAAATGGTGTATATAAGGGTGCATGGGTTTTGGAACTTTGCTGGGAATAGAAGAGAGGAGGGTGAAGGTGATGTGAAAATGTCAGTGGGGCTGAGTAAGGTGGGGGCGACAAGTCACATGGTATGTTAGGCCATTGTGCTGTGCCGAATAAGCATGCTTTTGGCGCTttctgaaaaaaagaaaaaaaataataataaaaaataaaaagaaaaagaagcttgAAGTGGAGTTAGCCCCCTCAACTCAAGTATTCACAAACCTATTGATCAATTCCAATGACATATGCACATTACTTGCTTTTCACACACTGCCACCAAAATAACAGCCTAATCCACTGTACACAAAGAAGCACAATAAATTCTCACACATTTAGGCTTCAAACTCGGGAAAAGGTTAAAAGATGACCTAAGTGTCATTCAATGACTTGTAGCtgtgaaaaatcaaagaaaatgtgCATGTGAAAAATAAAAGGTTATCTGGTAGTAGTATCATGTTTTCTGATTTGTCCGTTTCCTACCTTTGGACACAGTCAGTTAAGATAACACAAATAATAATTAGGGTTGGAAAAATACTACTCTATTAGACTTAAGATAATGAGTGATTAACATAAAGCGAATTAAGAAAAAAGCTGCCACCACCCAGTTTCGGAATTCTTTATTTCGTGATGATATTCTGAATTTCTGATCCAAGCAGAGTGCAATATAACTACATAGGTGCATACCGTAAATTCCTTACCTTTTAACAAATATGGCAATGCATTTATTATCCCAACCAAAAAAAAGTTGTATATTTTAAAGGATTTTGCTGAGTTCACGTTTTAATAGTAAAAAGTTTGTATTCaaaaatcaataattttaaaaaatttaaaagtagcaTGAAGCACTTGTCACTCAACTGAAATCATTTTCTTTTCCGGAATCAAAAGAGAGTCACGCCTGAAAATATAGAAAGGGAACACATACATATTGCTAGCTAACTTGAATGCTTATGATATTGAGCttacttgaaagttgaaacagaataattaaattagagagaggaaaaaagaaaaagggggaAAACAGAATTATATATGTACGTACATAACAGAGAGCATGCTTTGCTTGCAAGAAGAGACAGATggttataaatataatataaaagaaaaaaaaaaggtgagcaataataataataattgaaaaaattgaCACCTGGCATGGCATTCAGTcattcacacacacacacgccCAAAGGTGTCATCATCAGCTTGGCGGCGCCGAGCTTGTGCCGGCGCCGGAAGAGGAGTCTGAGGCGGCGGCGCCGGAGCCGGAGCCGGAGAGAAGGTTGAGAAGAGCAGCCATGGCTCTGACTTGCATCTCAAGCGCCGGTATGTAATCGATGGCCTCTTCGAGAATGACCGGCACAGGTTCTTTCCGGCAACCGGGAACGAGTCGCGCCAAGAACCTGAGTTTCCTCTGCACAGCCGGTAAGTTCTTCTTCCCTTTGAGGCGTAAAACGCTGACACGTGGCTTCTTGGATCGGGTGAGCGCAGGCTGCGCCACTCTCTGTCTCTTGTGCTGTTTGGAGAACTTGAGCTTGAGCCTGCGGTTGGCGAGTATGGCGCGGCTCCACCGTGTTTTGCCTTTAGCTGTGGTGGCGAGGACTCTGTCCGCGGCTTCTCGGACGGCCTTTCCGCGGCGGGGGACGGAGGTGGAGGCGAGGTTGACTCTCGCTAAGGCCTGGTGGAGCTTGGAGGAATAAATTTGTTGCTGCGCTTGCGATTTCCATTTGAAGTGACTCTGAAGATATTCTTTCTgcagtttcttcttcttcttcctctttgagTCACGTGACCGGTCCGTGCTTGTTGGTGCTGGGTTTGACACCACCGTTGTTGAGGCCATTTTTATTATCTGATTTAGATTCAGATGTACAAGATAGGATTCCAAGAATTGCAGATTCTAAAAGGAAGAGAGGGTTAGTTGATTATGGCTAATTAATTATATTCttcaatggtgttatgttatctGATTGAAGGCAGGTGAGGGGCCGGGTGGGTGGGTGGGTGGGTGAGGTTAAGGTAAGATTGAAGATTCAAGTGAGAGAAAGGGTGTGAAGCCTTTTATAGTGGGTATAATACTTACTCAACGGGTTTGTTGGGCCTTTGATGAGGCCCTCTTCTGGTCCTGCTTCAAGTATTTCCGGCTCTTGTCGGGATGGCATGTAAGCCCAGCCAGCCTGTAAAGCTATGCTTTTTCACCCACCAAAATTCATTTAACTTGCAATCTTGTGTTCACTGCAGTTTATCTTCCCATGTGCATGCAACCCAAAAAAGGCTTTGAATGCTGCTTATCTGATACAGGTAATGTTTACTTTACTTTTTCTTATGTTTATTACCACACTTTTATGTGTTTTCCCACCTCATTTCCTTCAACttatttattttcacttttttcaGCAGGGTCAAAAAATGTTTTAGGAATCATATGCAGTGGAAGCTTTTGCTGTCTTTTCACCATCTGTGTTAATAAGTGAATCAACCTTCAGCAAATTAAACTATATTgctaatatatatattttcaaccGTACacataaaaaatcaattattaaattaattacattataaaatatatattaaaatataaaatatatgttaaaaattagttattatatttatttatacataaTTTTATGGTGATTGATTTTTTGTgtgtataatatttttaatatacttAGAACGATTCCGTTAGAAAATTAATTAGGATATAGCAAATTTAGAGCCAACTAATTGAAAAATAGgtctattacaaaaaaaaaattgttattctaattttttaaattttaaaattaaaaataaaaattatttttcatctaattaatttcaatttgacAACATTCTAGTTTGGTTCCTTAAACTTTTTCCATTTCTATAGATGGTaagttgaaaagaaattaaaggcaTGCTTGGCATAGCAATTAGTACTAGCCGTGCTAGCCCGTGGGTGAcattttgtagtttttttttttttcttttgggtttagactttagaccccattctcattttttttattaagaaatgTAAAAAGCATATTTgtggaattttgaaaaattaagatTTTCAAGTGAAACAGATGTTGTATTTTAATCTATTTATTTTACGCCTGGAAAAGGCAAAAATCTTGAAACGTAGATCCGAATCTAAGAGGTATGTATATAGTATCTCCCAATTCAAAAACAACCTTTTACCATTATACGCTAAAGATTATAATTTTGTgtcataaagaaaagagaaaaatgaaaatatgaaaatgatacGTCTTAGacgctttaaaaaaaaaaaaaaaagaaaagaaaatatgggcAGTTAGTTGCAGTGCTGACATCGTTTAACCCCTCCCATATTATTCTCTACTTTTACAGCTAAGGAATTATAAAAGTACGGAACGACATACataggtttctttttttttttacttatatatttatttatttacacatTTTTACTGGACATAAGCTCTAGAGCTCTAGTTGTTTGGATATATAGCATGGAGCAAATAGCAATAATGGAAACAACATTGTTCCTGCGTGGATAGCCAATTTAGTGGTTGAGTTGTAAGTTTAAGCTCGTTTTTTCTTAAACTAAGTGGATTATATGTCGGCTTCTTTCAAGAACGATGTCGGTGGGCACATGCAAAAGTATTTCAACGTTCAAGTCAGTAAAAATGTGTAATTTAGTGAGTCACTTATATTTATAAAGTTGTATTTGAAACGATTATCAATATTTCCTTAACTATTTTGAAGTGTTATGGTTGATCATATAACTGTGTTTTAGTGATTTGTTTGGAATTTATGTAGAGAGATTTGTGGAGAGATTTCTGTGCCGATTTGAGTTGGCAcgtgattattttattttatcagatAAGTCGGTTAGGAGAGCAAAACACGTACTCCACGTAGTACTGATGTAGGacatatttatttagttttaagtAGATTCCAATTTATAGGTTTATTTGAACCGAGTTATAGCCAACGGATCATAGCCCCAAAGCTTGACCTGTGAAAGTTTTCAATTAAACAGGTTGAGCTTATGAGTTTTTGTGGTGTTATAAATCGGAATGATAAATATAGCTCGAAATAGTAATTGTAATCATAGTTTGGAATGGTGATAGTAATAGTAGTAGCTCTCAAGCTCAACTTGTTGTATATTGAAAAGTGATAGTCATGCTTGAAATTTTGGTGCAGGTGAATAGTAAGGTAAAAGAAATTTTAGAATGATTAAGAATAATGGTTAAATAACGAGGATAAGGCCCCAAGTTTAATCTAATGGTAtggagaataaaatattttttttaaaaaaaggttcTTGGTATACATCGGCTTAATTTTGACTAATTTCAACTTATAAATGCAAATTTGTGGAGTTGTTCCGACGTATAAGTGTGTTGTTTGGATTGAATCGGACTTATAGATGAAAATATGATTGGATTTATTCCGACATATAACTGTTAGTGAGATTGACAGAGGTAGCATGATTTGCATGATAATTGTTCTGTATACCATTTGATGCTTTGGAATAGTTTAATCAAAAAAGTGTTTTTGACACAGAAATATTGatgagaaaagaggtaaatagaCCTGGTTTAGCAAGTGTCAATAAATAAAACAGATTCAGTAGCAAAGCTACAGAATTGTAGTAAAAGACCATTTTTAGGTACAATTTTCCAACAATCATAACTTCttcgatttaaaatatttttctcctattcttcgaatggcataaatttcacgaacccaatttttaCTCTAAAATAAGTTGGGAGCGAATTGAGGGTCTGAAAGCTAAGTTATGACTCGCCGAAATTCGGCCAAAAACCAACTTTTGTAAACCTACAAAACCTCTTCCTCATTCAACACAATTCCTATGTTACCAATACAATAACCTGCACATGCTAGCTCCAAAAGTCATTCTTCCTCAACACAACAACCACCATGAGAATCacacttcataccaacaataatTACACATACATATGCCAAATCCACCAACCACAATTACATGTACACATGCCAAATCCCACAACCAAACCATAGCTCATAAATTACATACTTGTatcctcaaatcaataattaacAATTTACCAATCCATCAACTATTCAGCACCATGTCAATCCTTATTTAACAACACGATACTAAACCACAATATACACATACGTTCCAATTTATTCTATGGTCATCTAACCTAAATTTtcatagaatattatatattaaatgcaagaaacctaaatcaTATCTTGGCCGATTTCCATGTAGCGATAAACACAATTCACTTAAAACAAACACAGCCCCAAAAGCTCAACAAAATACCAATGCCCAGCCTCCACCAAAATTCCAACATCcataatttcaagctccaatgaTTTATTCACAaactaatacacattcataacacatatatacccaatttaatacccaAAATATAAATTCAGTAATTTAAATCGAATTtatggtatcctcaccttacccaagtttCACATAAGTAATAGTGAACATTTTCCTCAAGTTAAttagatcctaaaacatcaaaaagcaaaaaaattcaacatctctattcaattttcaaaaaattgggGAAAAAGAGTGGCTGAGAGAGATTAATGACTTACCTataaaattgttccggtagaaatgtagaaCTCGACGCGGTagttgcgtggccgcaaacggtgtgaCGATCGGAGCTCAGACGGAGAAATTACGGTGAGTTGAAGTTACAGTAAGGTTTTCGGCAAGCTTCTCTTCTCCTCCCCCCCCTTTTGTTTCAGCGCTGTATATTGCTGAATTGGGGAAGATGAGAAGGCTGGATTCattttagtgtcaaaattctcgtttcgattaactctatcctaatttaatataatattcatatttctaatttttttgttaagaagtaatttattgactaatttaaCAGGATTTACAGTTAAAACTATAACTGAATCCCTTTATTACGGGAgcaaaataattaaagaaaataaaagaaaaagacttaAATAAAGTAGCATGGATTAAATACTGAGCAACCAAACAAGAACAGAAAAATTGTGTTGTAAGTTGACTTAGATTCATATATGATTCAACTCTTGGTTATATATcagaaataataaaatcaatttatttgattaaatACTTGCATAATtgtactaatttaaaatttttaacaaaaacatggGAACTGAAAGTGCAGATATGAGATAGTGTAGATATGAGATATGTAGTTAAATATTATGTATCGTTAGATAATACTAATGTTACCAGAGCATTTGGCAGAATTTATTTCTGGTCCTTTCCATCACCTTGTTTTTGAGTTGACTCCAAATTTGTCTTTTTATATTAACGTCAGAATTTCATGATATGGTAATATATAAGACAGTTTCAATTTAGAAAAGAAGCTAAATGTGACAATGCAAACACATATTTTATTGGTTAAAGCCGaagaaacaaataattaaaattaacgaagGAATAACACAAATAGAATCGTATGAGTATCGAGCAATCAAAATGCAATTGAAAAATAGAATAGTACTTATTAGCAATAGAAATTTGTGATAGATAAaaacaattaagaataaatgTATCTTATTgtgtcaataaaaataaataattttgcaTTTATGCTACTTTattgaaa is a window from the Arachis hypogaea cultivar Tifrunner chromosome 1, arahy.Tifrunner.gnm2.J5K5, whole genome shotgun sequence genome containing:
- the LOC112703148 gene encoding transcription factor bHLH148, producing the protein MASTTVVSNPAPTSTDRSRDSKRKKKKKLQKEYLQSHFKWKSQAQQQIYSSKLHQALARVNLASTSVPRRGKAVREAADRVLATTAKGKTRWSRAILANRRLKLKFSKQHKRQRVAQPALTRSKKPRVSVLRLKGKKNLPAVQRKLRFLARLVPGCRKEPVPVILEEAIDYIPALEMQVRAMAALLNLLSGSGSGAAASDSSSGAGTSSAPPS